One part of the Aurantibacillus circumpalustris genome encodes these proteins:
- the rpsS gene encoding 30S ribosomal protein S19, which produces MARSLKKGPFIDYNLEGKVEKMNASGKKSAIKTWARRSTIPPEFVGHTFAVHNGAKFIPVYVTENMVGHKLGEFSPTRVFKGHAGHNKK; this is translated from the coding sequence ATGGCAAGATCATTAAAAAAAGGTCCCTTTATCGATTACAACCTTGAAGGTAAGGTTGAAAAGATGAACGCAAGCGGCAAGAAGTCTGCAATTAAGACTTGGGCACGTCGTTCAACAATTCCACCAGAGTTTGTAGGGCATACATTTGCTGTACACAACGGTGCAAAATTTATTCCGGTTTATGTAACTGAGAACATGGTTGGTCACAAATTAGGAGAATTTTCACCAACTCGCGTATTTAAAGGTCACGCTGGCCATAACAAGAAATAA